In Acaryochloris marina S15, a single genomic region encodes these proteins:
- a CDS encoding O-antigen ligase, whose translation MTIFELNKKNISFFLLSLLVALATAAWGEVTLQLLILLIVAAAILAFFLKEIEISILFLLVLRSSLDFFTQLKIPAAYGVGIELLAICYMVFCFIRNKSIQTDSFGWLLLGWTLFQGLWLFLMPVDALGFDATYLAESVREWLRILIWPTAYFLVMQLKGKVSPQKILSVLLLALPLPILLALFQLKNGIVRINSTFAHANAFASFLLLFMGIVWWKYKNSTRFKWLWITLLGIISFLLISTKALFVLMMLLVSLLVIIIPKLSLKSLIFGVLSFSLVISLFSSTDYGKSRLESIASTPLLNPEISINRGILLSESDHNSFNWRLSHWHTVLKAWEKRPFLGYGLGLSKQSIDSKYLPHNDYIRALIEGGILGIFSYLVLWSLYLAQSIKVVRSSTLDSHKDLSLVVAALVVAVLVGMVTENIWSHTVFFFYFSVLFAISSWDWSSPDILCLNN comes from the coding sequence ATGACTATATTCGAACTAAATAAAAAAAATATTAGCTTTTTTTTACTTTCGTTGTTGGTTGCTTTGGCAACAGCAGCGTGGGGAGAAGTGACTTTACAGCTATTAATTTTATTGATAGTTGCTGCAGCTATTTTAGCTTTTTTTCTGAAAGAAATTGAAATCAGCATACTTTTTTTGCTTGTACTTAGAAGCTCACTTGATTTCTTTACTCAACTTAAGATACCTGCTGCTTATGGAGTTGGGATCGAGTTATTAGCAATATGCTATATGGTTTTTTGTTTTATAAGAAATAAATCAATACAAACAGACTCTTTTGGGTGGTTATTGTTGGGCTGGACCCTTTTCCAAGGGTTATGGCTATTTTTAATGCCAGTAGATGCATTGGGATTTGATGCAACCTACTTAGCTGAAAGTGTTAGAGAGTGGCTAAGAATATTGATATGGCCAACCGCATACTTTCTCGTAATGCAGTTAAAAGGGAAGGTCTCACCTCAAAAGATTCTCTCTGTCTTATTGCTGGCCTTACCTTTACCAATTTTACTGGCATTATTTCAGTTAAAAAATGGAATAGTAAGAATTAATTCAACTTTTGCCCATGCGAATGCGTTCGCTTCATTTCTCTTGTTGTTTATGGGGATAGTATGGTGGAAATATAAAAATTCTACTAGATTTAAGTGGTTATGGATTACTCTATTAGGGATAATCTCATTTTTATTGATTAGCACTAAAGCATTGTTCGTTTTAATGATGTTGCTAGTGTCTTTATTGGTGATCATTATTCCTAAATTGAGCTTAAAAAGTTTGATTTTTGGAGTTTTAAGTTTTTCTCTTGTAATCAGTTTATTTTCTAGTACAGACTATGGAAAGTCAAGACTGGAATCTATTGCAAGTACGCCTTTGCTAAATCCAGAGATTAGTATTAATAGAGGGATTCTTCTTTCCGAATCTGACCACAATAGTTTTAACTGGCGCTTATCTCATTGGCATACAGTTTTAAAGGCATGGGAAAAACGCCCATTCCTTGGCTATGGCCTAGGACTAAGCAAGCAATCTATCGACAGTAAGTATTTACCACATAATGACTATATAAGAGCATTGATTGAGGGTGGAATATTAGGGATTTTTTCTTATTTAGTATTGTGGAGTTTATATCTTGCGCAATCAATTAAAGTAGTCCGATCTTCTACTTTAGACTCACACAAAGATTTGAGTCTAGTTGTTGCTGCTCTAGTTGTTGCAGTTTTAGTAGGAATGGTAACAGAAAACATATGGAGTCATACGGTGTTTTTCTTCTATTTTTCTGTCTTGTTTGCAATATCAAGCTGGGATTGGAGTTCGCCGGATATATTATGCCTTAATAATTAG
- a CDS encoding glycosyltransferase: MTKVSVIITTFNSMRFFPETLASVLRQTFSEIEVIVVDDGSSDGISDWITSVEDSRIIFHSQSNQGVSSARNTGISLARGEYIAFLDGDDVWVPTKVERQVKVLDLHEEVGLVHTWLALMDEGSRLTGRVMKPHSEGEIWQEIVESNMIACSSVMVRRACLDIAGTFDSTLIVAEDWDLWIRVAASYRISVVRALLVQYRIHPSSKSKRYPEMVEDFRKIIERAFQSVPYEYLPIRSRSYGRVNLCIAWKCIQAKEPDFEKAKFFCQQALSHYPSLRLSREFLSFSIASSMMQIMGMDSYVWCLSLFNTMRKIFSRTSVLWEHVTFVS; this comes from the coding sequence ATGACTAAAGTTTCCGTTATTATTACGACTTTTAATTCTATGCGTTTCTTTCCGGAAACGTTAGCTAGTGTTTTACGACAAACCTTTTCTGAGATCGAAGTCATCGTTGTTGATGATGGTAGTTCTGATGGTATTTCTGACTGGATTACTTCTGTTGAAGATTCAAGGATAATCTTCCACTCCCAATCCAATCAAGGAGTATCCTCTGCTCGGAACACAGGCATCAGCCTTGCCCGAGGAGAATATATCGCTTTTCTGGATGGGGATGATGTTTGGGTTCCGACAAAGGTGGAACGGCAAGTTAAGGTATTAGACCTTCATGAGGAGGTGGGGTTGGTCCATACATGGCTGGCTTTAATGGATGAAGGAAGTCGGCTCACGGGCAGAGTTATGAAGCCCCATAGTGAGGGAGAGATATGGCAAGAAATTGTTGAATCTAATATGATTGCCTGTTCTTCTGTGATGGTAAGACGTGCCTGTTTAGACATCGCAGGTACTTTCGATTCAACGTTGATAGTTGCTGAAGACTGGGATTTATGGATTAGGGTAGCAGCATCTTATCGAATTTCTGTGGTTAGAGCCCTTTTAGTTCAATACAGAATTCATCCTTCGAGTAAATCGAAACGATATCCAGAAATGGTTGAAGATTTTCGAAAAATTATTGAGCGGGCATTTCAATCTGTGCCCTATGAGTATTTACCGATTAGAAGTCGGAGTTATGGTCGAGTAAATTTGTGTATTGCGTGGAAATGTATTCAAGCTAAAGAACCAGATTTTGAGAAAGCTAAATTTTTCTGCCAACAAGCATTAAGTCATTATCCAAGTTTGCGATTGTCTAGGGAGTTTCTCTCATTCTCTATCGCCAGCAGCATGATGCAAATTATGGGAATGGATAGCTATGTTTGGTGCCTTAGTTTGTTTAATACTATGCGGAAAATATTCTCTCGAACCAGTGTGCTATGGGAGCATGTCACCTTTGTAAGCTAG
- a CDS encoding sulfotransferase, translated as MWTPNLHQPLFIIGSPRSGTTFLGACIAELPEISYHFEPVASKAAARYVHEGQWEFSKAKSFYRAVYAWLMRLHFDADLRFSEKTPRNCFLINFLYQIFPDAQFIHIIRDGRDAALSHSQKPWLQAASAQSGKRESSGYRYGPYARFWVEPERKDEFETTSDIHRCIWAWRRHTESILAQSKNLPRAQYYELRYEAFVTCPHEEADRLLNYLNIVQFSSRERLHEAFARANSQSVGRWKDALTPEQVKQIEQEAGPMLQALGYLQGS; from the coding sequence ATGTGGACGCCTAACTTACATCAACCGTTGTTTATCATTGGTTCTCCTCGTTCTGGCACAACGTTCTTAGGAGCTTGTATTGCTGAATTACCAGAGATCTCTTATCATTTCGAACCGGTAGCATCTAAAGCTGCAGCTCGTTATGTTCACGAGGGACAGTGGGAATTCAGTAAAGCTAAGAGCTTCTATCGAGCGGTGTATGCCTGGTTGATGCGACTTCATTTTGATGCAGATTTGCGTTTTTCGGAGAAAACCCCCCGAAACTGCTTTCTAATCAACTTTTTATACCAGATATTCCCTGACGCCCAGTTTATCCATATTATTCGAGATGGTAGAGATGCTGCCCTCTCCCATAGTCAGAAACCATGGTTACAGGCCGCTTCTGCCCAGTCCGGCAAGCGAGAGTCGAGTGGCTATCGCTACGGCCCCTATGCTCGTTTTTGGGTGGAACCTGAAAGAAAAGATGAGTTCGAAACTACAAGTGATATACACCGCTGTATCTGGGCCTGGAGACGCCATACTGAAAGCATTCTGGCACAATCCAAAAACTTACCAAGAGCTCAATATTATGAACTTCGTTATGAAGCTTTCGTCACTTGTCCCCATGAAGAGGCTGATCGCTTGCTGAACTATCTGAATATTGTTCAATTTAGCTCTCGAGAACGCCTACATGAAGCTTTTGCTCGTGCTAATTCCCAGTCGGTGGGGAGATGGAAAGATGCATTGACCCCTGAACAGGTAAAACAGATAGAACAGGAGGCAGGTCCGATGCTTCAAGCATTGGGGTATCTGCAGGGATCATGA
- a CDS encoding glycosyltransferase → MDSSTPVISVIMPVFNSLRYLDEAVNSILQQSFRDFEFLIFDDGSTDGSLKKLQQYVNKDKRIQLFAREHRGLTILLNEGLKKARGKYIARMDSDDIALINRFETQLTFLAQNPECVAVGSEILRIDPEGLPIGIKGQPTKHEEILQALLNGKGGIINHPSAMFPRAALEKIGGYRCYLEPAEDFDLFVRLSEIGTLANLPQVLIKYRLHCQRTTNRRRDIQLEKVREIVHQAWFKRGMGAPPKDLLNSQPILSPIESRNHWAQTAISQGYLVTGLKHFFILLVNRPYSLTTWKMVLRALMKSSKHRNLANFVNSAAR, encoded by the coding sequence ATGGATAGCTCTACCCCTGTTATTTCTGTAATTATGCCTGTATTTAACTCTCTGCGTTATCTGGACGAAGCAGTTAATAGTATCCTACAGCAGAGTTTTCGAGACTTTGAGTTTTTGATTTTTGATGATGGATCTACTGATGGTTCTCTGAAGAAGTTACAGCAATATGTAAACAAAGATAAGAGAATTCAATTGTTTGCCCGAGAGCATAGGGGCTTAACAATATTGCTTAATGAAGGGCTGAAAAAAGCCAGAGGCAAATATATTGCCCGAATGGACTCAGACGATATTGCCTTGATAAATCGATTTGAGACCCAACTGACATTTTTAGCCCAGAATCCAGAGTGCGTGGCAGTAGGTTCAGAAATCTTGAGAATTGATCCAGAGGGTTTACCCATTGGTATTAAAGGACAGCCGACCAAACATGAAGAAATTCTCCAAGCTTTATTGAATGGTAAAGGAGGGATTATTAACCACCCTAGTGCGATGTTTCCTCGTGCAGCCCTTGAAAAAATTGGTGGATATCGTTGCTATTTGGAACCGGCAGAAGACTTTGATTTATTTGTTCGGCTTTCTGAGATTGGTACGCTGGCAAATCTTCCTCAAGTGTTGATTAAGTATCGCCTTCATTGTCAGAGAACAACCAATCGTAGAAGGGACATTCAGTTGGAAAAAGTTCGCGAGATTGTACACCAAGCTTGGTTCAAGCGGGGCATGGGTGCTCCACCCAAAGATTTACTTAATAGCCAGCCAATTTTATCTCCCATAGAAAGTAGAAATCATTGGGCTCAAACAGCCATATCCCAAGGATATTTAGTTACTGGCTTAAAGCATTTCTTTATTCTCTTAGTCAATAGGCCTTATTCGCTAACTACTTGGAAAATGGTGTTGAGGGCCTTAATGAAGTCCAGTAAACATAGGAACTTAGCCAATTTTGTAAATTCTGCAGCGAGGTAA
- a CDS encoding glycosyltransferase has translation MSVYNGDRYLEESLNSILDQTFTDFEVVIIDDNSSDETQSILSYFASKDCRIRLSHNSENIGLTKSLNKGLRLVQGEYIARQDADDISMPTRFEKQVTWLNNHPETTLISAEIQRIRPNGNFGNVSERSCPPNLLPWHLLFHNHLGGHSQVMFRCQSVLQLGGYNEAYRYSQDYELWCRLAQIGELFILPEVLLHQRFHSSSISSIKRAEQNELVFSQIARNIEQLTGKVPLKKEVENLHCLWSTNQKTQIKRFPPTEMARLLNRQLCYVYLAYATQQAASLRRPLRALIAQKFLDWANRLSLRKQLLAKLQIYWFSLCWSPQLVVRQSIEKLSKKAIFLEIQRPAYSVRNNIAEIFKSVKVL, from the coding sequence ATGTCTGTTTACAATGGAGATCGATATCTAGAAGAGTCTTTGAATAGCATTCTTGATCAGACTTTTACTGACTTTGAAGTAGTGATTATTGATGATAACTCTTCAGATGAAACCCAATCTATATTGAGTTATTTTGCAAGTAAAGATTGCAGAATAAGGTTGTCACATAACTCAGAAAATATTGGACTAACCAAATCTTTAAATAAAGGGTTACGTCTTGTTCAAGGAGAATATATTGCTCGGCAAGATGCAGATGATATATCTATGCCAACACGCTTTGAGAAACAGGTCACCTGGCTAAATAATCATCCTGAAACAACTTTGATTTCTGCTGAAATTCAAAGAATTAGACCCAATGGGAATTTTGGTAATGTCAGTGAAAGGAGCTGCCCTCCAAATTTGCTACCCTGGCACTTGCTTTTTCATAATCACCTAGGTGGTCATAGTCAAGTCATGTTTCGGTGCCAATCCGTCCTTCAACTGGGTGGCTATAACGAAGCATATCGATATAGCCAAGATTATGAACTGTGGTGTCGTCTAGCTCAAATTGGTGAACTATTCATATTACCAGAGGTTTTACTGCATCAGCGATTTCACAGCTCCAGCATTTCTAGCATTAAACGAGCTGAGCAGAATGAGTTGGTATTTAGCCAGATAGCACGAAATATCGAGCAGTTGACTGGGAAAGTGCCTTTAAAGAAAGAGGTTGAAAATCTACATTGTCTTTGGTCGACCAATCAAAAGACTCAGATCAAGCGATTCCCTCCAACTGAAATGGCTAGGCTTCTCAATCGACAGCTCTGTTATGTCTATCTTGCCTATGCGACTCAACAGGCTGCTTCGCTTCGGCGACCACTGCGTGCTTTGATTGCACAAAAGTTTTTGGATTGGGCAAATAGACTAAGTTTACGCAAGCAGTTGTTAGCTAAACTTCAAATTTATTGGTTTTCTCTTTGTTGGTCTCCCCAATTGGTGGTTAGACAATCGATAGAAAAGCTCAGTAAGAAAGCAATATTCTTGGAAATACAGAGGCCAGCATATAGTGTTCGAAATAATATTGCGGAAATATTTAAGAGTGTCAAAGTTCTCTAA
- a CDS encoding serine acetyltransferase, which produces MNQLLTYIFQDWEVNKQTSLKSRLVLSSFRASQLLSKLPYPFRLVTYLYQIFAEILFAIELPFDTKIGSNLQLQHGFSLVVNHATTIGSNCIIRHSTTIGNKILCDGSTSSSPVIGDNVEIGCNVVILGPIEIGNNAVIGAGAIVVSNVPEHAVVAGNPAKIIRLNSIHSDLSYVNR; this is translated from the coding sequence ATGAACCAACTTTTGACATATATTTTTCAAGACTGGGAGGTTAATAAGCAGACTAGTTTAAAGTCACGGCTTGTGCTTTCTTCCTTTAGAGCTTCTCAATTATTATCAAAGCTGCCCTATCCGTTTAGATTGGTAACTTATCTATATCAGATTTTTGCTGAAATTCTATTTGCAATAGAACTACCTTTTGATACCAAAATTGGCAGTAATTTACAGCTTCAGCATGGATTTAGTCTTGTCGTTAATCACGCTACAACTATTGGTAGTAATTGCATAATTCGGCACTCTACTACGATTGGAAATAAGATTTTATGTGATGGTTCTACCTCTTCTTCTCCGGTTATTGGTGACAATGTTGAAATTGGTTGTAATGTTGTTATTCTTGGACCCATAGAGATTGGTAATAATGCTGTAATTGGAGCAGGAGCCATTGTGGTATCAAATGTTCCAGAACATGCTGTAGTAGCTGGTAATCCGGCCAAAATTATTCGATTAAATAGCATTCATTCTGACTTGTCATACGTTAACAGATAG
- the hepA gene encoding heterocyst formation ABC transporter subunit HepA codes for MFSNIRIAIRNLLKATALWQENRLILKEFKYFPGITVAAIAFSLVAAFMSGSTIALIGVFLQGLTNPHESPIYTGIYWLDSWVLGTYSPSSERIVRLSALILIVIWLQAIFIYLGQLYSRLVAINLTERLRRSLFEQLQRLSLKFYSTTKAGELINSIRGETNQLQQAFGVISVFITQGATLLIYVGLMFVLSWKLLAAAFIVFCLLSIVVSNISARVREASFDVPKANGQFSTNTLEFIHGIRTVHASATHEFERKRFYKSTRQVAKSMVKVAKLSAIVGPLTQAISGTLLILMVAFSYNSLVESGQMRTVTLLTFLLTLSRTMPVVTKLNGAWTKLNSFQGAFHNIKELLRCDNKPYLENGKTQFLGLKYSIDFVSVNFGYAIDEPILQDITLSMVKGQTTALVGASGAGKSTLADLIPRFYDPLQGKVLIDGIELCDYDIHSLRHKLAIVSQDTFIFNASVLYNITYGLDEVSEEAIWESTRQANAIDFIQELPEGLNTQLGDRGIRLSGGQRQRIAIARALLRNPEILILDEATSALDSVTERLIQESLEKLSQGRTVISIAHRLSTVVRADKVVVLEQGQVVEQGGYQELLKRRGKLWKYHQIQHELGHVS; via the coding sequence ATGTTTTCTAATATACGTATTGCTATTCGGAATCTCTTAAAAGCAACTGCACTATGGCAGGAAAATCGGTTGATCCTGAAGGAATTTAAATATTTTCCTGGGATTACTGTGGCTGCGATCGCATTCTCTTTAGTCGCTGCATTTATGTCAGGCTCTACGATTGCTCTAATAGGAGTTTTTCTGCAGGGACTTACAAATCCTCATGAATCACCTATTTACACTGGCATTTATTGGCTGGACTCTTGGGTACTCGGAACATATTCTCCCTCTTCTGAACGAATTGTGCGTTTATCTGCACTCATCTTAATAGTCATTTGGCTACAGGCAATTTTTATTTATCTGGGTCAACTATATTCTAGATTAGTCGCTATTAATTTGACTGAGCGTCTACGTAGAAGCCTATTCGAACAGCTGCAAAGGTTGAGCTTAAAGTTTTATTCAACAACTAAAGCAGGCGAGTTAATTAATAGTATTCGAGGTGAGACAAATCAACTTCAACAAGCTTTTGGAGTTATATCAGTATTTATAACTCAAGGGGCAACTCTTCTAATTTATGTAGGGTTAATGTTTGTACTCTCTTGGAAGCTTTTAGCAGCAGCCTTCATAGTTTTTTGTTTGCTTTCTATTGTAGTTTCTAATATTTCTGCAAGAGTTCGAGAGGCTAGCTTTGATGTCCCAAAAGCAAATGGCCAGTTTTCAACGAATACACTTGAGTTTATTCATGGAATTCGGACAGTGCATGCTTCAGCTACTCATGAATTTGAACGAAAACGTTTTTACAAGTCGACACGACAGGTTGCAAAATCAATGGTTAAAGTTGCCAAGCTCTCCGCAATAGTTGGACCATTGACTCAAGCCATATCTGGAACGTTGCTAATTCTTATGGTTGCATTTTCATATAATTCATTGGTGGAAAGTGGTCAGATGAGAACAGTCACATTACTGACTTTTCTGCTTACCTTATCTCGAACAATGCCTGTAGTTACTAAATTAAATGGAGCCTGGACTAAATTAAATTCTTTTCAAGGTGCCTTTCATAATATCAAAGAACTTTTAAGATGTGATAATAAACCATATTTAGAAAATGGTAAAACTCAATTTTTAGGCTTAAAGTATTCTATTGACTTTGTGTCTGTAAATTTTGGTTACGCCATTGATGAACCCATTCTTCAGGACATCACACTTTCCATGGTTAAAGGGCAAACAACTGCATTAGTAGGAGCATCGGGAGCAGGTAAATCAACATTAGCAGATCTTATTCCTAGGTTTTATGATCCTTTACAGGGAAAAGTTCTGATTGATGGAATTGAACTATGCGATTATGATATTCATTCTTTACGTCATAAACTTGCCATAGTTAGCCAGGATACGTTTATTTTTAATGCCTCTGTTCTATACAACATTACATATGGCTTAGATGAGGTATCTGAAGAGGCTATTTGGGAATCTACGCGCCAAGCTAATGCGATTGATTTTATTCAAGAACTACCTGAAGGATTAAATACTCAATTAGGCGATCGTGGTATTCGCTTATCCGGTGGACAGCGACAACGAATTGCGATTGCACGAGCATTGCTTAGAAATCCAGAGATCCTTATTTTGGATGAAGCCACTAGTGCCCTAGATTCTGTGACTGAACGGCTGATCCAAGAGTCATTGGAGAAACTATCTCAAGGTCGAACAGTGATTTCGATTGCTCATCGATTATCTACAGTTGTTCGTGCTGACAAAGTAGTAGTTCTAGAGCAAGGCCAGGTCGTTGAGCAAGGAGGTTATCAGGAGTTGTTAAAGCGACGAGGGAAGTTATGGAAGTATCATCAGATACAACATGAACTCGGACATGTAAGCTAA
- a CDS encoding sulfotransferase family 2 domain-containing protein, whose translation MNSLIRNLSLLNQSKRNSTKKIVGEKIIEIAPLKALYIPIPKVACSSIKRAIAEFLKIEIPNNGINIHNAHYPIVDRDILHQYDDYWKFCFVRNPWDRLVSCYTEKIKADNNFSGITGSFVNGIHKGFVKYGIFKANMPFNEFLKAVASIPDHEAEQHFRSQYTFIVDAHGNSLVDFAGRFENINEDFDSILKTLNASSELSLSRSNKTRHKNYREYYSDESLSIFSERYSQDIIRFNYKF comes from the coding sequence ATGAACTCTCTGATTAGAAATCTCTCACTTCTAAATCAATCGAAGAGAAATTCTACAAAAAAAATTGTTGGAGAAAAAATTATTGAGATAGCTCCCTTAAAAGCACTCTATATACCAATACCTAAAGTTGCTTGCTCTAGCATCAAGCGAGCGATCGCTGAATTCCTCAAAATTGAAATCCCTAATAATGGTATCAACATTCATAATGCGCATTATCCAATAGTTGATAGAGATATACTGCATCAATATGATGATTATTGGAAATTTTGCTTTGTGAGAAACCCTTGGGATAGATTAGTTTCTTGCTATACAGAAAAAATTAAAGCTGATAATAACTTCTCTGGTATAACAGGAAGTTTTGTCAACGGTATCCATAAGGGATTTGTAAAATATGGCATATTTAAAGCAAACATGCCTTTTAATGAATTCCTAAAGGCAGTTGCAAGTATCCCGGATCATGAAGCAGAACAACACTTTCGATCTCAATATACATTTATAGTTGATGCTCATGGTAATTCTCTGGTTGATTTTGCGGGAAGATTTGAGAATATTAATGAAGACTTTGACAGCATACTCAAAACTCTGAATGCGTCTTCAGAACTGAGTTTATCTCGGTCAAATAAGACTCGCCATAAAAACTATAGAGAATACTATTCAGATGAATCGCTTAGTATATTTTCAGAAAGATATTCACAAGACATAATTCGATTTAACTACAAATTTTAG
- a CDS encoding sulfotransferase domain-containing protein yields the protein MYEIKKSLNIEHVTLDLYLIYVLKFLYQKIFYLTCPEQQILMIIGCQRSGTSLINRIFARDFHVSVYRESSCLSSNDSTHSGHLKLRLNSFQSLEAELLKDKSPTIVLKPLVETQNILCLLNHFPQSKALWMYRDYRDVVNSFLNKFNLNVGIRNIKAIVDGNTGFWYSESIPSSVRSTLIKFYKDDIQPTDAIALFWYVRNAFFFELELNQNSRVMMCKYEHMVCYSNQFLNHIYSFLGKKFRDENTWEINACSVGKGKSIDLSEDIQELCDGLLNRLDQSFTLQMTNGQPSPILS from the coding sequence ATGTATGAAATTAAAAAGAGTTTAAATATTGAGCATGTCACCTTGGATTTATATCTTATCTATGTGTTGAAATTTTTATATCAAAAGATTTTTTATCTTACCTGTCCTGAACAACAAATTCTTATGATTATTGGCTGCCAACGTTCAGGCACAAGCTTAATTAATCGGATTTTTGCAAGAGATTTTCATGTCAGTGTATATAGAGAATCTAGCTGTCTTTCATCTAATGATTCAACTCATTCTGGGCATTTGAAGCTAAGACTGAATTCATTCCAGTCTTTGGAAGCAGAGTTGTTGAAAGATAAATCTCCTACCATTGTTTTAAAGCCGTTAGTAGAAACACAAAATATTTTGTGTTTATTAAATCACTTTCCTCAATCAAAAGCTTTATGGATGTATAGGGATTATAGAGATGTCGTAAACTCATTTTTGAATAAATTTAATCTTAATGTAGGTATAAGAAATATCAAAGCTATTGTTGATGGGAATACGGGGTTTTGGTACTCGGAATCGATCCCTTCTTCTGTTCGCTCTACCTTGATTAAATTCTATAAGGATGATATTCAACCTACTGATGCGATTGCTCTATTTTGGTATGTCAGAAATGCATTCTTTTTTGAGTTAGAGCTTAATCAGAATTCAAGAGTGATGATGTGTAAGTACGAGCATATGGTTTGTTATTCAAATCAATTCTTAAACCATATCTATTCCTTTTTAGGGAAAAAGTTTCGAGATGAAAATACTTGGGAGATTAATGCATGTTCTGTGGGCAAAGGTAAGTCTATAGATTTATCAGAAGATATCCAGGAATTATGTGATGGCTTACTTAATAGGCTTGATCAGTCATTCACTTTGCAAATGACTAACGGTCAACCTTCCCCTATATTGTCCTAG
- a CDS encoding glycosyltransferase, translating to MVLGVSIIICCYNSAQELPQTLQNLVLQQVSADVPWEVVIIDNASTDATAKVAQSLWPNSAPAPLRIVHESNLGLINARYRALSEAQYEILSFIDDDNWICSNWVQTVSELMSHNSEIGACGSHNIPAFDGEKPWWFDLSSRSYAVGKQGPDEGGDITGSRGRLIGAGLTIRKCAWQQLVDKGFNSLLVGCQGKALNRGEDTELTFALVLAGWRIWYEPRLTLQHHLQAERLQWSYLRRLRRNGGKATIGFDPYRFAFEEKGSEHHISFWWNVTKKSDQKFERQVWYFQVVSVLKELLWTPMKLFTSFFRPMEGSLDVLKIETKIGRLLELLNNRRAYDINIQSVRNAAWRNKNLEHKIVFMK from the coding sequence ATGGTCCTAGGCGTTAGTATTATTATTTGCTGTTATAACAGTGCTCAGGAGCTACCACAGACCCTTCAGAATCTAGTATTACAACAAGTCTCGGCTGACGTGCCCTGGGAAGTGGTAATCATCGATAATGCTTCAACGGATGCGACAGCAAAAGTAGCCCAATCTCTTTGGCCAAACTCTGCACCTGCTCCGCTCAGGATTGTCCATGAATCTAATTTGGGGCTAATCAATGCACGGTATAGAGCATTATCAGAAGCTCAATATGAGATTCTCAGTTTTATCGATGATGATAACTGGATTTGTTCAAATTGGGTGCAGACAGTCTCAGAGTTGATGTCTCATAATTCTGAGATTGGGGCATGTGGCAGCCATAATATTCCGGCATTTGATGGGGAAAAACCTTGGTGGTTTGACCTAAGTTCTAGAAGTTATGCGGTTGGTAAACAAGGGCCTGATGAAGGAGGAGATATTACTGGGTCAAGAGGGAGGTTAATTGGTGCAGGACTAACGATTCGCAAGTGTGCATGGCAACAACTTGTTGATAAAGGATTCAACTCTTTACTCGTAGGTTGCCAGGGAAAAGCATTGAATCGAGGTGAGGATACAGAGCTAACCTTTGCTCTTGTACTAGCTGGTTGGCGAATATGGTATGAACCCCGGCTCACACTACAGCATCACTTACAAGCAGAACGGTTGCAGTGGTCTTATTTGCGCCGTTTACGTAGAAATGGAGGAAAAGCAACTATTGGCTTTGATCCTTACCGATTTGCGTTTGAAGAAAAGGGGAGCGAACATCATATTTCTTTCTGGTGGAATGTCACTAAGAAATCTGATCAAAAATTTGAGCGGCAAGTTTGGTATTTTCAGGTTGTTTCAGTCTTGAAAGAGTTGCTTTGGACACCTATGAAATTATTTACCTCCTTTTTCCGTCCGATGGAAGGAAGCTTAGATGTATTGAAAATTGAGACTAAAATTGGCAGGTTACTAGAGCTACTAAATAATCGAAGAGCATACGATATAAATATTCAGTCTGTTAGAAATGCTGCGTGGAGAAACAAGAATTTAGAGCATAAAATTGTATTTATGAAATAA